Genomic window (Capricornis sumatraensis isolate serow.1 chromosome 16, serow.2, whole genome shotgun sequence):
CCACTGCCTTTTCTTCACTTCATCAGGAATCTCCAGGGATCCAGGCCGAGTCTGCCTCCCTTGTCTCCAAAAGCGACTGGGTCTGAGCATCCCACCGTCAGAACAGAAGGCTTCTCGCTACCTTTCTCCACTTGCCTCATTGCCAAAGCAACTGATACACAGCTCAAAGCTGGGATCGGGACACTGACCGCTAACGAGACTGAATGCTGTCACTTCAAAATGTCAGGGCACGTGGGGGCAACGGTCTCTTCATAGGGCCATGGACTGAATGCTCCAATCAATCTATCCATTGGAGTGTAGATTCTAACATTGCAAAGAGTCCTACGTCAGTAAACACCCGAAGTGTACTCGGAGTGTAACCCGCCCACCCCCCCAAGCATGAGCATGGACAGAATGTCAGCTTCTTTAACTCGAGAAGTGGGCCTCCGACCACCGAATCCCTCAGAGTGGAGTGCAgacttctggaatgctcttgtccATGGCATTCCTTTGTCTCGAACGACAAGACACCTAGGGCTCAGTTGCTTCGATGCCTCCCCTACCACAGATGAGAAGACAccctttctttaaattaaataattttactttatttcaaataCACAGGCTATTTGATTGAACAGATAGATCATGCTGGCATTTTAGCCACACATGATCCACCCTGAGGTTCCAATAAAGCAGGCGTTCGTCAAAGGCAAGCAATCGAAAAGCAAAACTATTTCCAATTCCATATCGTTTTCACTCAACGTATTCCCATCCCACTTAAGAAAAATCGAGCCGTCGTATCGACACGCCACGCCAAAAGGACCAAAGGAAATTAGTATCCATATAGATCAGTCAAAGAGACACTGTTCCTTTTTCTCAGCATATCCTTCAATGCATTGCTTGTCCCGGGCTCTGTGATCAGCCTTGAATGTCCATCCAGAAAAGAGAGTCCTCGAGATTAACCTCCTTGCAGAACCCTGTGAGCACcgagttcttccttccaggtccAGTTCCGCACCATCGTCCCCCGCATCAGAAGGGCTGGCACGTCCACCGGTGTTCCACGTTCCCCGAGCGGTGCGAtgccttgctctcctcctccacctccttcacTGGGTGCGGTGTACCTGACAACAAATCATACGGAGACGGCCTTTAGCAGAAACGGCTCTGAAGAAGCCTCTCCCAGAAAATGCCCAGCAGCTCAAGGGTCCGGGCACGAGTTCTTACCGACCAAGGAGCTGAAACCAGCCAAGATGCTTCCTCAGTAGAAGCAGACCGTGTGCAGAAAGCTCCTTCCTGTTTTCTCCTCGGCCGCCTGGAGCAGTTCGGCCAGACGACTTTGCGTGTCGTCTGCCTGCTGGAGACCCTGGCAGAGCTCACAGATGATCGAGGCTCCAAGGCTGGCTGCCTCCAGGGTGTCGTCTACGTCCACGTTGACGACCGGCACAGGCTGCCAGGTCTCCTGGTCCCTGGCGCACAGGTCGGCCACCACCCGGTTATAGGCCCTCTGCCCACAGGTGAAGATGATGTCAAAGGGATCTGGGCACTCTTGAAACCTTTCTGGGCCAGGCTTgattctctcatttcttctcagGATGCGTAAGACTCCATTCCTTTGGTAGTGCTTTTGGTCTTTAGAGGAGAGGTCGCTGTGCATCTTCTTATAGGGCGTGGAGAAGTCGTAGAGCACGGGTGGCTTGCGTGGCCCTCCTGGGAGCCTCACGTGGGATCCGGCTCCAAAAGACCTGACATGGAACCCGTTCTTCCTGAGGACGCGGTGGGCTTCCATGCTCCTGTTGACATTGCTCATGCAGACCACGGCCACCCTGAgcggggaggagggcatggcggcaGCCTCTTGGGACTCCAGCTGGACAGGAGGGCTTCAGGGTCCGAGGGGGACTCTGAAGGCCAGGGAGATGACCGGCTGTGTCCACTTTTCTAGTGAGCATTTgaatcagagaagagagaaggccTTCACATGGAGGCGTGGGCCCAAGGTGGGCGGAGACCTCTTGATTGGATAGTGGCTTAACTCTTGAGAGACTGGATGTAGACAGTGGACCCAATGGGGTGACCAGAACAACCCGGTGACCCAGTCGCCCAACTCGACTGCCAGGAGGTGCCCATCCGGCTCCCTTGCCACCCCAGAGTCCTTTGCCAGGGACAGTTATCCCTGTGCGTGCCTGTGTGTTTGAGGCTGagattgctaagttgcttcagtcctgcccgactctgtgtgaccccatggacagcagcccacctggctcctctgtccacgggattctccaggcgggaatactgaggtgggttgccgtttccttccccagaggctaAGACTGGTACTAGACCAAACAACCTGACGACTCTCCAGCTTCTCACTTTCCCCTCCAGTGTCCTGAAGACATGCAAAGGGAAAAGGCCTGTGAAATTCCCAGGCCTTCTAATCCTATGGTACAATCAATCACACTGGTTGCTCCAAAGATTTTCACATTAGAACTGATACTCCAGGAGTGCACTTCTGTCAAATCCTAGGGAGACATTCATGATTCTCCCAGTCAATGGGCAAAAGGATTCACCAGTGGCAAAAGCAACCTCTGGAAATAATGCCTGCTGCTTCCATCGGGTTTCACAAGTTGAAGGAACACCACATTTTCTCCACTGCCTTT
Coding sequences:
- the LOC138093040 gene encoding RNA polymerase II subunit A C-terminal domain phosphatase SSU72 like protein 3-like, which codes for MPSSPLRVAVVCMSNVNRSMEAHRVLRKNGFHVRSFGAGSHVRLPGGPRKPPVLYDFSTPYKKMHSDLSSKDQKHYQRNGVLRILRRNERIKPGPERFQECPDPFDIIFTCGQRAYNRVVADLCARDQETWQPVPVVNVDVDDTLEAASLGASIICELCQGLQQADDTQSRLAELLQAAEEKTGRSFLHTVCFY